The sequence cgatcgaggagggattactgtatgtaggaaaaaaaacggaatctttaatgtatggtaggctacttTGCAGTACACTAAAAGATCTGGACTTAGCTTGTATGATTGTATGCAAGgagagtctttttaaaatcaggagccattggtatttcacaaatctgaaaTGGAGTCTCTTAcagatctaaatatataaaaggttctttctggaaccttcacgtggatgggtcttttggcaTCCAAAAATCGTTCTACTCTGGCATGGCTCTTTTATTTTTCCGAGTGCAGATAGAAGACTTATTTCAGCCGCTTTTCTCCTTTCATACAgtaatactgctaatggttttaTGTGGTATTAATCATTTTGTGATTACTTTGTATTAATTATTGGGCACTGCTCTATTCGGTATAcgtttaaaaatattatgtttcaatgccatttttatatcacttGAATTGCAGTCTGCTGTGTTTAAAAGCTACTGAGCCTCCACCAGCCTCTTTGTGCTCCCTATTTAACACTGTTGTAAAGTGCAGTTAAAAAACATGGTTTTAATGCAGTCTACTAACACGTGTAATTAATTGAATTCTGTTATCACCAAATTTTTGAATAGGACGTATtgttacaaaattattaaataaacaaagatgcagtaactgactcttggatgatgtaaataaaaatgtgtaatatcAGTTAACTTAGTCCCCAAACGCACCTAGATGTTACGTCAAGCATACTGTATCTTGTCTATAGTTCCTAGTTTCACCTCTGATAGGCACTACTGAtagcaaacagatccccagtacaaggTAATTCATCACCAGCAGACTGCCTGCACGGGTAGGAAGTCACAATCAAGAGCTACATCGGCAAGTTGCTTCTGCTTTATGAAGTCTTGCCAGCTGCTTGAGCGTAAATGGATTAGAAGCAATCCATCAGCACCTCTCACCTCCTGATGCTTTGAGTCACAACAGGTTAAGTTTAATGATGTTCCTAACTGACAAAGTTTAAAATGCAAGCACGGAAAACAAAAGGTTATGTAGATGTGAATGAAGTATCCTGTGGCATGTAAGCTACTGTGCACAGAACAAGTACACATTTACCTTACACTAAGCCAACCTCACAGctccattatctgcagattataagGATTTATGTCCACTGACATCATAATTTATCATATGAGTGCTACATTCATGCATACTTGTCAGTCGctataataaagtttgccttttaCTTCTGTTATCCCCTAACATTTGCCATAAGTGCATAGCTTTGCAAGTCCCATTTCACGCAAATGATAACTGCCAGACATGCTCAAGCAGGGAAGGAATTCattacaatttttacatttttaggttATTTTAATTGGAAATTGCAAATTGTTATCATGGGtgaatatgggtgtgtgtgtgtaagttaGTGAGAGTGGTCCCTGtgaccagggccggattaagacccttagatgccctaagcactaagtaattttggtgcccccttacactagtaattcaaaatattaaaacaataacaaactagaaaataaaattttattttattattgaaaattcGCAATTAAACAAAAGATACTTATAATAAGAAGGAAAataatgcttatttttgtatccttcattttattttgatcttAATAATTTTCTCCTAATTTTTTTCTTGCAAACTCTTTGATTAGATCTTCATAATCAATCTTACATTACACATCTGCTTCTATACATGATAGAGATAAGGCATCCAGCCTGCCTTGATGCATAGTTGTTCTGAggggatttttaatatatttcaactGAGAAAATGAGCGCTCAGCTAAGAAGTTTGTGaccattaatgttaaaaatatataaattgtttttgcttaaaacagaaaataacgctttctatgcactagaaatttattttaagttaaataacagataattcacgaaacacaacaattacgtgatcatttttaatcaattattaactattatttaaaaatataaaaacatattgttttgaatcaaattattttcacaatattatgatataacatggcgtttaagggaatcaccatgaaacgggaattccccattgtagatggcaccagtatgcagagCGCACTGTTGTAAGGCGCCATCTATGACCAGTGAcggcatagggaggtacagggaggcatcattcatttttcattacattttgaaaatggctataaatttaatcatttatgtgataaattcggccatgaaaattttttgtggtgccccctttacccttgatgccctaagcatgtgcttacattgcttatatggttaatccagcactgcCTGTGACACATTAGAGTCCCGTCCAGTCCTGTTTTGAGCCTTTCACCCAATCCTGATGAGATAGGCTTTTGCCCCCACAGCCCTGAAATGCATCAAGAAGGTTCTAGAACCCACCAGTCTGCACTGCCTGCACagcccttgagagagagagagagagagagacgtttggagcatgtgctgatataatgcattgccacacccagcaCACAATGAACCACtcagattgggacctgagtgcagtcgtgcaatgggtgacacctcagcaccacactggaacagtctgagatgtttctacatttGCCAATTCTATaccaccaactcccaagttttccctgtaatttGGAGAGcctgcttgcagagctggatgcaggttaatgtcatgctcAGGATGAAGTAATTATAaattaagggccttactcaagagcagatccctaacctcagagccaccactccaccctctAGAGCCcttaaatgcacctgaatgttaaagcatgcagatcttttttttttctttaacagcttgtaaagccctttgagttacatgttttgtatgaaaatgtgctattgaaataaatgttgctgtggtTGTTGATGTCATTGATGTGACGACTTACAAGTCAGCAACACAAAGTGACTGTCATCAAAGATTTTGGATTCTCTTTgtttcagattattattattattattattattattagataaggCAAACGACCAGCAACCATATTTTCTGCCTGaaattttgtgttcataagaattatttgtGAATGCTTTGCAATCACTTCAGGCTTTATTGGCTGATGTCTCTGGCTTCACAGGTATGAGACATATGATATCCCATTGGACTCCTTTGAATGTCTGGTTATGCAAGGCGGTTCCCCCCTTTTTTGGCTCTTTAGACCCTCATTTTTGCCCATTTGTCGACCACATCATCCGACACCCTAATGGGACATGAATTTAAAATTTACTCTTTTTctcaaaactttagaaaaatAGGGATCAGTAAAATAGGCAATGTTGAGTGATGTTTTATGTTCTTTTgaagttgctgatcacaaatataatcatatttttgatatttgacccTTTATTGGTGGTCTTTGCCCTCTAAGAGCCAACccagaatattaaaaatgacaaatttcaaatataagcatgGGGGTATCAATTTAAACTATTTCAAGGCcagtaattacaaatatgatgttattttttgacCCTTTACTAGGGATGCAGCCCCCTATGGACCACTATCCGAGGGGAAAAATGACacattgagaatatttagacttcaaacatttacattaaagcacccattttaatatttcaattatttgacccagctattcttgtttattatggatctcatgaagtaaatcattacatttcttatgaacaccccagaGTAGGGCAGCTTAAGCTAATTCAATCTTTATTGATGTACGTTCTGAATGTGATGAAGGATAGGATTGATTTACTAGTTTTGAGTTTGGTTCGTTTTTCTCAAGTTTCATTATCTGAACCATCTTTAACTCCCCTTCCACCTCTTGGCAGTACGCAAGTTACTTGTGTGCACTGAGAAAGTACAAGATGGTCCAGGACACCAGCTGAAGTGTGTTCCCTGTTTGTCTCTGTAAGATCGATGGCTGGTGATGAGGAGAAGGGTGTATCTCAGTCATGGTGGTGTGTTCTGAAATGATTCCACACTAATCAACTGAACATTATCTCCTAATGTAGCTCACCGGCCACTTTGAGTCCAAGTCAGAGACACCGTGTAAAAGAAGCACCCAGATCACTGAGCCAGGGTAAAGGCTTCTGGATGGCAGGAAGAGCCAACAAACACCACCTCATCAAATCCATCAACACGAAAGGCTGCCCGAGGCAGAAAGCTTTCTACAGACAAGTGGAAAGGTCTGGATTTGATTTCTGGCCACTGCAGATAAACAGTTCCCATAAGTCGCTCAATAGAGAGACGCCACTAatttaatcaaatttaaaaatgggGCTGTCCAACATGCCTGGAAGTAATGATAAGGGTGGGCCCAACTGGCGGCGACCAGATAAATGACATTGGGAGATAAACAAGAGAAACACCTGTGCGCTTTAGGTAttccattaaaacagaaaagacaacttgttttttcttcttcttcttttgtcacACCAGCACATAAATGATATTAATGGTGAATTACAAGCCTGAGGCATCAATGCCCTGTGTTCACACAATTTGaaagtaattcatttttataGCTCTTTTAATAGACCCTGCCTTCTTTTGCAGACAACATTGGAGATTTTAAAAAGGGGAAGCGAGGCACAGCACAGTCAGTCTTGTTTTGGGCCTCAGGGACTGAAGCCTACTGCACAGCATTAGGTGCAAGTCAAtcaccaaccctggatgggataccTGTCCATCTTAATCCAGTCACACTCATCCGGACATATTGTTGTCACATCAGCTTGTAGTCCCCAGTAAACTAGACACACATGTTTGGGATGTTGGAGTACCCGGTGCAGCAGGGTGCTGGATTTGTGATGCTGGTTTTCTTGCAAAGGCATCATGGACCACATTCAGTACCACAAGGGAGCCTGCTTCAGGTCTAGACAACTTTTTTCTCcccacaagtcaagtcaaattctgcacatgccatagtgcatgatgacCTTGGGTTCTGTAAAGCTTGCACATAATGGTTACCCAGACAGCTTAttgatctgcacaagccaacatcctttggtgaatttcggCAGGTTTCACTCCTACTGTCCAAGAAAATCTCACTGTGGCACGCTGTTCAACAAAAGTGCAGAGCCTCCACGTCCATTTGACCATGACGTTATTGCAGAACACACTCAAACCCATATCTGCACTCATTTAAATATGGCTATTTAACTTACCACATACACAGCTTTTAGATCTAACAGGAGAAATGGAGTGCTCagtggaaaacccatgcagagaaCTCCATTGCTGGTGCTGGCATTGCAAACAATCATTCCTCTTAGACGTTGATAGCCTTAATTGGGGGATTAGCTTAAAAAGTTTAACTCAAATGAAGAATTTAAATAACACATGCTATCACAGGGGACCAGGTTGATGCAGAAAGTTTTTtgggcgatagatagatagatactttattaatcccaagggaaaattcacataatccaacagcagtatacggatacaaaaaacaatattaaattaaagagtaataaaaatgcatgtaaaagcagacaataactttgagcaatgttagcatttactccccgggtggaattgaagagtcgcatagtgtggggtctcttcagtctgtcagtggagcaggacggtgacagcagtctattgctgaagctgctcctctgtctggagatgatcctgttcagtggatgcagtggattctccatgattgacaggagtctgctcagcgcccgtcccTCTGctatggatgtcaaactgtccagcttcgtgcctacaatagagcctgtcttcctcaccagtttgtccaggcatgagacgtccctcttctttatggtgaatccccagcacaccactgcgtagaagagggcactcaccacaaccgtctgatagaacatctgcagcatcttattgcaacaccaaccttctaatgaagtatagtcggctctgtcctttcttaaacagagcatcagtattggcagtccagtccaatttattattcagctgcactcccaggtatttataggtctgcaccctctgcacacagtcacctctgatgatcacggggtccatgaggggcctgggcctccttaaatccactaccagctccttggttttgctggtgttcaggtgtaggtggtttgagtcgcaccatttaacaaagtctttgattagcttcctgtactcctcctcctgcccactcctgatgcagcccacgatagcagtgtcgacagcgaacttttgcacgtggcaggactccgagttgtattggaagtctgatgtatgttggctgaacaggaccggagaaagtacagtcccctgtggcgctcctgtgctgctcaccacaatgtcagacctgcagttcccgagatgcacttactgaggtctgtctgtaagatagtccacgatccatgccaccaggtatcaatctactcccatctctgtcagcttgtccctaaggagcagaggttggatggtgttgaaagcgctagagggatcagtgtagccatatagatgatggcatcctccgctcccaccttctcctggtatgcgaactacagagggtcgagggcatggtggacctgtggcctcaggtggtgcagcagcagccgctccatggtcttcatcacatgtgacatcagagcaacaggccagaaatCATTCatctcactaggacatgatacctttgggactgggatgatgcaaaatgttttccaaagcctcaggactctctcctgttccaggctcaggttgaagatgcactgtaaacgactccccagctccagcacacaggccttcagcagtcgtggcgatactccatctggacccgctgctttgctggcacgaagtttcctcagctctctgctcacctgtgttgctgtaattgtgggtggggatgtctctcttATGCTGGTATCACCAATATGAGGCCCTAACAATACAGATGTCACCTAAGTCGCTATACCAGTGTAGAAAGATGAACAATATTAGGGTAAAGTGAGGTACCCTGAAGTGATATGGGCACGGATACCGGTATACCAGAAGGCAGATGACTCAGCAACTGTCAAAGCTGCCTGAACTAGTACTACTAAACGCAAGTCTGgccaataaaatgctgcagtacACCACGGTCCACTAGGGGGAGCTCTAGTTCCATAACCATTAGGTGTGCTCCGTTTAATGTCACTATACCTAACGTGACAGACACAGTGCCACAGCATTTAGAGCTGGTCTACAGTTCTCGGACTTCCATACCTGCTTAATGTGTGGAGACTGGATGTCTTGCCGTGTTTGTATGGGTTTATCTCCATTATCCCAAAGTTGTGTGTTAAGTTAACTTGCAATTCTAAACTGGTCTCTTGAGAGTGCAAGCCTAAATTTGATTAAGCAAGATTAAGAATGTCAACTTATACCTTACAGTGTGAAGAAATATATTGTGTTGATAATCATACTTGATTTAAGTGATTCCAGGGCACGGCCTGAGGTGACCTCTTTCACAGACTCTTCTGCAGTGATGACATTGACATCTGTAATGAAGAGTTTCATCATTGATGGAGGATACCCTCCATATTGTTGACAGGGCCCATAACATCCACTCTGTGAGGAACCCCATAATGAAAATGACATCCTGCTGGTCTCCCCATTCCACCCCATCTTTCCAACATGTCCTGAAAGAGAATCTCTTTATTTTACAGTCTGATCCTTCCAATGgcatctcaggtcctccctgcgtggagtttgcatgttctccccgtgtctgcgtgggtttcctccgggcgctccggtttcctcccacaatccaaagacatgcaggttaggtggattggcgtttctaaattggccctagtgtgtgcttggtgtgtgggtgtgtgtcctgcggtgggttggcaccctgcccaggattggttcctgccttgtgccctgtgttggctgggattggctccagcagacccccatgaccctgttttcggattcagtgggttagaaaatggatggatggatccttcCAAtggatcattttttattttcccctAACTCTGTCTTGATCTCCTTCCATCAACAACCTACCCTACATAAACTTCTCATTCACAGGTCACTTCACAGAGGACAACCCCATTCTCCAACAAGAACTGTTATGTCATTTacaaatatgtcaccaacaatacccTTGTGTCTGGTTCCTGTAGTAAATTCAACATTAAATAACGGGCCTCTTGCCAGTCTGAAAATCGTATCAGTTGTATTTTCTTGCAGAAGTATCCAGTCATCTGCAGAGGTGCACCAAACAGATGGCTAGCAGACCATTTCAGGAAGCAAGTTCAAGTCACTAAAATGAAAGACCTCACAAAGACTTATTGTTGAATGAACGCGACATATCCTTTGGTCCTAGCCACAGTGATCTCTCCAATTTATGGGCATAAAAGGCACAAGTCTAAGAAAATCAGAAGCTGAACTCCTTCTCAGCCTGGGATCACACTTTCACCAGGTCTTTTTTATTCTCTCCATTCATCTGGTCCAATGGCAGCTTTTTCTCACCTACTGTCACCTTTTCTCTGTCCTGACTTTGTTCACTCCTACATGTGTTACCagctttttccttttcagttggtcatactgagtgaggagtcacagtgtctgggcttgcaagtgtccaggataaaaaccaagatccaggcctttaatgacctcttgggcacggccatcagcagtgtgttgatctgcggagagagtgtcaaccacattgagaggtttacttacctcggcagtgacattcatgtctctggtgactcttcctatgaagtcagtagaaggaTTGTGTGAGCATGGAGGGGCCATGAGGTCACCAGAAAAggttgtgtggcgctcccgatatttttgcaaaaggatgaaggtccaagtctggtgcttcctgttttgctatatggttgtgacacatggatgctatccagtgacctgagacaaagactggactcgttggtactgtgcctctttggagaatcccagagtaccgctggtttgactttgtcgaatgagcggttgctcacagagtcccaaatgaggcacattaccagcaatgtgagggagcgtcagttacagcactgcggccatgtggcgGGATCTCCCAgaaggtgatctggctcacaggatcttcattgttgaagCTCCGAGCAGCtagaccagaccaaggggattctcacgtaacacctggttgtggcagaCTTATGGTTCATTTCATAGGGGAGTGGGACAGGAGCATGCAGCTGCCCAAGGGGTTTCCAAATGGGACCCATAGCTGTTTCGCcgtgtgatgggtgcggcaaccATGCTGTAACAGTGCGTGTCCCCAACCTGAAGTGACCTGTTGCACACCTAATGAAGGCTGCCGAGCCGAAACATTGTCttttaccttctttccttttcaatgCAGAAATAACCGTTAAACCAGATGCAGCCGCTCACTAACTCCACAGCAGTttagaaatttttatttagtacTTCTGTTGATCGGTGCGtgtgtttcttaatttttcataatAGACCCCCTTTTGTTAATTGTTTGCCATCGTCTGCACGTTTCTCATGTTCACGTAGCTACAACACCCCTTTTAAATTCACCGGGTAGAGTGAAAACATCACACATGTACACTCACATTTAAAGCACTGCAATGACAGCCACCTTGCCTCCAAGACCGATTCAGTACAGAAGCTTCCAATTTGCCAAATGCTGTGccttgtaaaaatataaatgtatacttGGATGTCTACATTTCAATATGCTGTGAAGAGACAATAAAAATAAGACGTTGTACACAACCTAAATGTATTTCAGCACACTGATCTATTGCGGCATTGCTCATCCATTTCTTCACAGTCAGCAGGTAAGTTGTTCACTTTCAGATTTCAATAAGTGCTGTCTAACTGAACTAAAGGGTTAAGGTTCATCACAAGTAATAAAATCAAAtcccaaaacactttaaaactTTAACCACAGGAAATCCTTTATTTCAAGAATCTTGCTATTCTCATGATCACTATAATGTTTAATAGGTTGTGTCATTTTTGCATACTCTGGGTGTACTCCAATAGTCCAAGCCAAGACTACTGCATcatattctaaccttgtaattttcAGTTAAAATAGTCATGAAAGACTTGGCAGACTAAATGAAGTAACCCTGAATACAGCACTCATCCAGCATTTGCAAGTTGTCCAATGTGCCTCGCTCTAGTGTTACGTTAACATgagacagaaaaaaaaggaacgcATAGTTTTGATAAATCATTTACGCCGGTACTCTAATCATTACACACAAAGTGCATTTCTTTTGCGTTTCACCTACTACGACGACAGTCTGCATTAGACATGCGCATtccttatataaaaataaaatgctacagAGACACACTGCTGCAGGTCTGCCGGGTACCAATTAGAGGATGACGCAGGGAGGTCGGCTCTTGGTGATCTTCTCTACTGCCTCTCCAGCATCCGCCTTCTGAAGGGCCTCCATGATCTATTTTTAATAGcatgaagacaaaacaaaaagcatTATTAAGGCGATGAAAGATGAGCTGCAAAAAttatatatgtaaaagaaaactaatgattttgcttttatttgaaaatgcCACAACACTTCTATGATGAAAGATGACACCGTAAAGACAGCATTTATGTCCTTACCTGACAGCTATATAGAGGCggaaaagaagataaaaagacGCTGGCAAATAGCCCCACGAGAGTCCGCGACTACTTTCACTATTCCCTACTGTGCATGAACGAGATTAGCATTATGAGATGGAAGGTACTTACATCATCCTCATAAGGAAAGCCACTAGTTTCAAGCTTGGAGAAGACAAGCTGCCCATTTATGACTATTTCAAAGctgcctggagaaaaaaaaaaaaaaaaaaaaaatatcttttctttctttaacattcTAGACCAGGGTGGGCAATGttagtcctggagagccacagtggctgcaggtttttgttccaaccaagttCCTTAATGAGAAAACAAATTACCGCTGATGAAAcatttattgcttaagtgacattttgatgcttcatggcTTCTTATTAGGAACTAGCAAAATTCCcacgaagtactgccttaatttttattaagaagaaaattaaacctttttaaactgagagaaaatataccaataattatttgttaaggatctctttgtatgccacgttgtcagttcggccctccagttgtaatatgaccaagctgtgcgctgagcttactcttgagcatgcagcgtacagttggccatatgaacagtaatcttgtttcaaatctcacagcttggattgctgctgtcataatcggtttgagtttcatggtttgtttcaattacgacagtatttgtaggacttgtgttgaagagacattcggcatctgtcaagcattgtaagtatacaaccagtttcatcgataacttcacatccagcttttgagagtttaaacattcataaacatcaaagtgtccactactgaaatcgtcacctgtgaatctaagatgtttaagaggcattggcagttgtccaaaggtgtaaaatatttggccatttcggtacacttgaaagcgacaaccgaacaattcagcggcagccatcaactcacatgcagaaccataggtgaagggcttaagcatttcactcttctagtgctcctgtgtagtataattatctcctgtaccgtcatcagtccacaccttgaacctgtcccagtcattcaatacataagacacaatgttcctccggatatcaagagtgagcctgatatggccgtgcaatatgtaacaaagagaatggaaaaggcaggtgccatctctgggcatggaaaccactcggtaagtgacagttctttgatcgatggtgatcacctcgatagacatgttaatgggggtacggtgggaatgataaaggaaatgggtacctgaacaatgtaaagtaagtctaaaatacctacacaataactataatcgtaataaatgaacaataaaaaagcggagaagccgtggattaaatataaaggatgcggttatcagcaaggagacgtgagtcctgtggcgaagcaaggaagggaatgtagagactggagcgacagacggccttatataggcaggcagccaacaacgtgggaggcactgggatgggggacccaatgccatctcacacggtgaccgagctgcaggctatggacgtatatatgtacgtaagtaggaatcagttagcgttgggaacccacataccaaatttcttgaagatgggcccataagtaacaaagaccgttgaaaagttcaatatggcggccaacagtggcatcataccaccgaaataagtacgtacattggtttcggttagcgcagggaagccgcctaccaaatttcatgaaaatggggctaaaaataagaaagtttaacatggcggacgttgtcgaccgttatgaccgttacgtgtagaatttcgaaatgaaacagcttaacttttgtaagtaagctgtaaggaatgagccttccaaatttcagccttctacctacacgggaagttggagaattagtgatgagtcagtcagtcagtgagtaagtgagggctttgccttttattagtatagataacatgtaaatgacaaagcagctaGCAGttctccatccagtttgttttcatttacatctgtgtgtgttcatcacgcacggtttgatttaataaaacatgtaacagaaaatgtgacagactgaaaattatctgttttaggcttcaaatcattagGATATCctagaagagtaaaaaaaaaaaaataaaaatctacaatataagaaccttgcacctcatttaattttatggctcgATAGTCTGCAGTGCGAGactgacaaggattggtttctaattaagcagttgggttggaatgaaaacctgcagccactgcggctctccaggaccgagtttgcccacccctgctctagacagaCTGAACACAACATGAAGGTTCTGTTTGACAAGTCAcatgtatttgctttttttttttgtatactgtattaatccccaaggggaattgtcttttcgcatgacctttggagatCAGAGCGTAGGGACAGCCATTGTGCAGCGTCCCTGGAGCAAGTTTCAGGTTAG comes from Polypterus senegalus isolate Bchr_013 chromosome 17, ASM1683550v1, whole genome shotgun sequence and encodes:
- the selenow2a gene encoding selenoprotein W, 2a; its protein translation is MVLKVNVEYCGSUGYEPRYRELAGVILAEFPDAEVHGAVGRSGSFEIVINGQLVFSKLETSGFPYEDDIMEALQKADAGEAVEKITKSRPPCVIL